One Nicotiana sylvestris chromosome 12, ASM39365v2, whole genome shotgun sequence genomic window carries:
- the LOC104224885 gene encoding uncharacterized protein: MGLHHGSALCLFLFALAMDVLSRHIQGEVPWCILFADDIVLIDETHSGVNARMEVLRQTLKSRGFKLSRTKTEYLECKFSDGTHDADVEVKLDAQVIPKITSFKYLGSIIQGNREIDKDVAHRIRAG, from the coding sequence ATGGGGTTGCACCATGGATCGGCTCTTTGCCTATTTTTATTTGCCTTGGCAATGGATGTATTGTCGCGAcacattcaaggggaggtgccttgGTGCATTCTATTTGCCGATGATATAGTGTTGATTGACGAGACGCATAGCGGAGTTAACGCGAGGATGGAGGTTTTGAGACAGACCTTGAAGTCTAGAGGTTTCAAACTGAGTAgaaccaagacagaatacttggagtgcaaattTAGTGACGGGACCCATGATGCAGATGTAGAGGTTAAGCTTGATGCTCAAGTTATCCCCAAGATAACGAGTTTTAAGTATCTCGGGTCTATTATCCAGGGTAACAGGGAGATTGACAAAGATGTCGCACATCGCATCAGAGCAGGATAG